In a genomic window of Saccharothrix sp. HUAS TT1:
- a CDS encoding transglycosylase domain-containing protein, protein MNDQHDDRHRGAEPQWPTGEDPDGGGHPPRHGAGDQPERPNTPPGGFGRAPIDGPGARHGTPPGGFARPGTPPGGFPQAGGPPPGGVPRGGPPPRRMVGPNGPVPPGPQGGPVPGRPGPNGPGARPDGLGGPAAAGSAPGGPPQRPGTPPGGVRRPGAPGGPVPPGGRPPAAGPGGPRRPAGQGPQRQPGEEPTDLLQPVYQTTPREPELLTHREDEVELEPFYDDEYDEELTEQEARVVRKKKVWRRVRRSTYVAFGAMLLAPVVAFAVAYQVVEVPNPEVVAAEQGKAITILYADGSEMTKIASGDANRTLVKYEDLPESIKHAVMAAEDPTFETNVGFDLTAIARAAYYQLKGEQSGGSGLTQQYVKEATDQADMTLTRKFTEAVTAYKMSQQQDKKDILTAYLNTIYFGKGAYGIKTAVKAYFGLDDLKALTYSQAALLAGMAQNPGRSEQPAYLQERWNYVMDQMLEYKWIDQAYRTAEPFPAPIEQVDQSGLSGGRLHIKQQVMQEMARLEWDVERLQKIGGTVYTTIDPVMQTAAEESVAEVLKGQPEGLKSSLTAIDPNSGAVKVYYAGDEGTGLDYARGTLQEAGSSFKPFDLVAALKAGKGLGSTYDGRSPKTFNNVGDQPITIRNASDPRNECGEECPIRDAMEMSLNTVFYELVLEIGTQPVADAAFAAGIPRTVELDGVEKKLLVNPDTGGPPNAGIAIGGGEAQVRPFDMASAYASFAARGVYHEPFFISKITNTEGKAIHQHVDQTRPAFDPDPTTSRNIADNVTESLKPVLTYSKIPCTGRECAGKTGTHELPGSTGQNSKAWMVGYTPSLSASVWMGRNAGNEPLQDAKGNPIFGGGLPGQIWKRFMDRALAGTPAETFPKAVPMGQYNKPVKTTTATTTTTTTKRDEEDRPTTTEQRETTTATTTTTRPTRPCQGPLCPTNPSTTTEDKPDPIGGGNGGPPTG, encoded by the coding sequence GTGAACGACCAGCATGACGACAGGCATCGTGGCGCGGAGCCGCAGTGGCCGACCGGGGAGGACCCGGACGGCGGCGGTCACCCACCTCGCCACGGCGCCGGGGATCAGCCGGAGCGTCCGAACACCCCGCCAGGTGGCTTCGGGCGTGCTCCCATCGACGGCCCCGGAGCCAGGCACGGCACCCCGCCGGGCGGTTTCGCCCGGCCGGGCACGCCCCCGGGCGGCTTCCCCCAGGCCGGGGGACCCCCTCCCGGCGGCGTCCCCCGCGGCGGCCCGCCCCCGCGCCGGATGGTCGGCCCCAACGGCCCCGTCCCGCCCGGACCCCAAGGCGGTCCCGTCCCCGGCAGGCCGGGTCCGAACGGTCCCGGCGCGCGCCCGGACGGCCTCGGCGGCCCGGCGGCGGCGGGCAGCGCTCCCGGCGGTCCGCCCCAGCGACCCGGCACCCCGCCCGGCGGCGTGCGCCGTCCGGGCGCGCCCGGCGGCCCGGTGCCGCCCGGCGGACGCCCACCCGCGGCGGGCCCCGGCGGTCCGCGCAGGCCGGCGGGCCAGGGTCCCCAGCGGCAGCCCGGCGAGGAGCCGACGGACCTGCTGCAACCCGTCTACCAGACCACGCCGCGCGAGCCGGAACTGCTCACCCACCGCGAGGACGAGGTCGAGCTGGAGCCGTTCTACGACGACGAGTACGACGAGGAGCTGACCGAACAGGAGGCCCGCGTCGTGCGCAAGAAGAAGGTCTGGCGCCGCGTGCGCCGCTCGACCTACGTCGCCTTCGGCGCCATGCTGCTGGCCCCCGTCGTCGCGTTCGCCGTCGCCTACCAGGTGGTGGAGGTGCCGAACCCCGAGGTCGTCGCGGCCGAGCAGGGCAAGGCCATCACCATCCTCTACGCCGACGGCTCGGAGATGACCAAGATCGCCTCCGGCGACGCGAACCGCACCCTGGTCAAGTACGAGGACCTGCCGGAGTCCATCAAGCACGCCGTGATGGCCGCCGAGGACCCGACGTTCGAGACCAACGTCGGCTTCGACCTGACCGCCATCGCCCGAGCCGCGTACTACCAGCTCAAGGGCGAGCAGAGCGGTGGCTCCGGGCTGACGCAGCAGTACGTCAAGGAGGCCACCGACCAGGCCGACATGACGTTGACGCGCAAGTTCACCGAGGCCGTCACCGCCTACAAGATGTCCCAGCAGCAGGACAAGAAGGACATCCTGACCGCGTACCTGAACACGATCTACTTCGGCAAGGGCGCCTACGGCATCAAGACCGCGGTCAAGGCGTACTTCGGGCTGGACGACCTGAAGGCGCTGACGTACTCGCAGGCCGCCCTGCTGGCCGGCATGGCCCAGAACCCGGGCCGGTCCGAGCAGCCCGCGTACCTGCAAGAGCGCTGGAACTACGTGATGGACCAGATGCTCGAGTACAAGTGGATCGACCAGGCGTACCGCACCGCCGAGCCGTTCCCGGCGCCGATCGAGCAGGTGGACCAGTCCGGCCTCAGCGGCGGTCGCCTGCACATCAAGCAGCAGGTCATGCAGGAGATGGCCCGGCTGGAGTGGGACGTGGAGCGGCTGCAGAAGATCGGCGGCACCGTCTACACCACCATCGACCCGGTGATGCAGACGGCGGCCGAGGAGTCGGTGGCCGAGGTGCTGAAGGGCCAGCCGGAGGGGCTGAAGTCCTCGCTCACCGCGATCGACCCGAACAGCGGCGCGGTCAAGGTGTACTACGCCGGTGACGAGGGGACGGGCCTGGACTACGCGCGCGGCACGCTCCAGGAGGCGGGCTCGTCGTTCAAGCCGTTCGACCTGGTGGCCGCCCTCAAGGCGGGCAAGGGCCTCGGCTCGACCTACGACGGCCGGTCGCCCAAGACGTTCAACAACGTCGGCGACCAGCCCATCACCATCCGCAACGCGTCGGACCCCCGCAACGAGTGCGGCGAGGAGTGCCCGATCCGCGACGCCATGGAGATGTCGCTGAACACCGTGTTCTACGAGCTGGTCCTGGAGATCGGCACCCAGCCGGTCGCGGACGCGGCGTTCGCGGCGGGCATCCCGAGGACCGTCGAGCTGGACGGCGTCGAGAAGAAGCTGCTGGTCAACCCCGACACGGGTGGCCCGCCGAACGCCGGTATCGCGATCGGCGGCGGTGAGGCGCAGGTGCGGCCGTTCGACATGGCCTCCGCCTACGCCTCGTTCGCCGCGCGCGGCGTCTACCACGAGCCGTTCTTCATCTCGAAGATCACCAACACCGAGGGCAAGGCGATCCACCAGCACGTCGACCAGACGCGCCCCGCCTTCGACCCGGACCCGACGACGAGCCGGAACATCGCCGACAACGTCACCGAGTCGCTGAAGCCGGTCCTGACGTACTCCAAGATCCCGTGCACGGGCCGCGAGTGCGCCGGCAAGACCGGCACGCACGAGCTCCCGGGCAGCACCGGGCAGAACTCGAAGGCGTGGATGGTCGGCTACACGCCGTCGCTGTCGGCCTCGGTGTGGATGGGTCGCAACGCGGGCAACGAGCCGCTGCAGGACGCCAAGGGCAACCCGATCTTCGGTGGTGGCCTGCCGGGCCAGATCTGGAAGAGGTTCATGGACCGGGCGCTGGCCGGCACCCCCGCGGAGACCTTCCCCAAGGCCGTCCCGATGGGCCAGTACAACAAGCCGGTCAAGACGACGACCGCGACGACCACCACGACCACGACCAAGCGGGACGAGGAAGACCGCCCGACCACCACGGAGCAGCGCGAGACGACGACCGCGACGACCACCACGACGCGCCCCACGCGGCCGTGCCAGGGTCCGCTCTGCCCGACCAACCCGAGCACCACCACCGAGGACAAGCCCGACCCGATCGGCGGCGGCAACGGCGGTCCGCCGACCGGCTAG
- a CDS encoding DUF5318 domain-containing protein, whose translation MSTQRQVVDYALQRRALLAEVYAGRVGTMEVCDAGPYLLRAAKFHGRPSEVTCPVCRKEPLTLVSWVYGDELKHAAGSARTADELARMATLFEEFTVHVVEVCRTCSWNHLVQSYVLGTRGLNSRKPRRRTAAE comes from the coding sequence GTGTCGACCCAACGCCAGGTCGTGGACTACGCCTTGCAGCGCCGTGCGCTGCTGGCGGAGGTCTACGCGGGCCGCGTGGGCACGATGGAGGTCTGCGACGCCGGCCCGTACCTGCTGCGGGCCGCGAAGTTCCACGGCCGTCCGAGCGAGGTGACCTGCCCGGTCTGCCGGAAGGAACCGCTCACCCTCGTGTCCTGGGTCTACGGCGACGAGCTCAAGCACGCGGCCGGGTCCGCGCGCACCGCCGACGAGCTGGCCCGCATGGCGACCCTCTTCGAGGAGTTCACCGTGCACGTGGTCGAAGTTTGCCGCACATGTAGTTGGAACCACCTGGTGCAGTCATACGTCCTGGGAACGCGTGGCCTGAACTCTCGGAAGCCACGCAGGAGGACCGCGGCGGAGTGA